The region CGCGTAGTCATTGGCCGAAAAAGTGCCGAGCGAGTTGCCCATAGGGTCGGTCATGTCAAACTGCCCGTAGCTCAGGTATTGCAGGCCAACCGCCCAACCCGTGTGCCGGTCGGGGCTGATTTGTTTAACAGGTAACCCATATTGAATGGTATAGTATTTGGCTGCCGCCAGATAAGGCATCAGGCTAATGGAGCCAAGATTTGGCTTGACCGAATCGGCCAGGGCCGGGTTATTGAGGTGATAAGCCCCGTCAGGGCTAACAGCGGTAGCGACCTGCCCACCCAAAGCCGCTACGCGGGCATGCGTGGGCAGATCAAGAAACGAAAAGATACGCTGCCCACCGAGCGACTGCGCGAATCCAGCCGGTTGACACGCGATCAGAAAAAAGACGATGTAAATGGAAAAACGCAAAGGAGCCAGCGCGATTGTGCACGACAAAGGTCAGAAAAAAAGGAGTATCCCGTACTTATAAACCAAAGCCAATTTTCAGGCCAGCGGTCAGGCTAGGCAAAATGGAATTACCCCGCTGAAATCGGTCGGGAATTAGTCCACAGCCGCAAGTGGACACCGGTAAATTAATTTTGGTATTGCCATACCGAACGCCAACACCAACATAAAAATCGAGTAGGACGCGGCTCAAGTGCTGGGGTGCATCGGAGGGGATCGCAATCTGACGGCCCCACTTGATGTGGCCTCCCCAGACAAATCGGTTGATTACTTCCTGATTTGTAGGGAAGTTTGGGTCCGGATCGTAAAGAACCAGGTTTTTTGTCGCATTGATCTGCTTGGCAAACCCCTCAATGGCCAGATAATTGCCCAGTGGAAATTGACTTTTTATGTGAATGTTTTTGCGTCTGTTTGTACGATAACGGCCGGTATAATGCCGCCACTCCGACCGGGCTCGCCAGATGGACCAATCGGCAAAGTTCTGCTTATCGTCGGATGTGATAGCCAGTCCTTTATGACCGAAGCCAATTTCGCCCTGTACGGCACTTCGTCGGCCGGTGCGAACTTCCAGACCTCCCTGGATGGTAGCGTCGGGATCAAGCAGAAGCGAGAGCGGGGCCAGTTTAACAATAACTCGCGGAAAGTAGCCGTACCGAACGGTCGAGTCCTGAGCCGATGCGGTAAACGCCAGCAGGAGCAGAGGAATAAGGCGTAAACGTTGATGCATCAGGAAGAAGGTTATCGTTGAGGTTTACTGAAACTGTACGCAACTTTTAAGCCCAGGGTGGCGCTTGGGGAAAGGGCATTGATTGGACGATATACATCAAAAAACTGGCCGCCAATCGGATGACTATAGCGTATTCCAGAAACGGTTTCAGCAGAGACACGTTCGTGGCGAAGGCCCAGGCCGACATAAATATCGTACAGGAATCGTGATGGGTTTAGTGAGCTGTTCCTTCGACCGAATGCACGCTGAATACCCATTTTCAAGTGTCCGCCAACGACCTGCTTGTGAATCGGAAAGGCAATGGGCTCATCACGTCCGCCTTCCAGCGTGGATATAAAGACAGACTTCGGTCCATTTACGGTCAAAACAAATCCTTCCAATGCCCAGTATCGGCCGACTCCTGCTCGCCGTTGCCGATAATAGCGGAATTCTGACCGTGCTCGCCAGGCTTGCCGTTCATCGAGTTTTCCCTGTTTGCATACAGATAGCCTGTCGAGAAATGGCGGTCCATAACCTGCCTCCACCTGAACCGCTGTTCTGGAAGAAAGAACGTACTCGAAACCCGGCTGAAGCATGCTTTCCGTATCGAATAAGGTTAGTGGATTCCATTTGAGTAGAAGTCGCCGGACGGGAGACACCCTTGCCGTGTCCTGGGCAGTCGCATTGACGCAGAAAACCAGCAGGGACAGCAGCAGTAATCGGCTCATAAATGATTCAATATTCATTTATCGGTCAAGATACAAATTGGCGCAGAACGGTTGTAATCCGTAAGAAAAATTAACTTTGTCCGTCCTTGTTTTTCTACGACCAACAGTATGCCTACTGAAACCCATTTGGAGTCTAATCAGCTTGATACACCAACGCTTAACAAAGCCGAAGTCCTGATTCAAAAAAATGCCGAAGCCGAACTAGGTGGCGGTCAGAAACGGATTGATAATCAACATAAAAAAGGCAAGTTGACCGCCCGCGAACGCATCGCCCTGTTGGTCGATGAAGGCTCGTTCGAGGAGATTGGTAAGTTCGTAATGCACCGCACCCGCGACTTCGGGCTGGATAAGGAGCATTACCTGGGCGACGGTGTCGTGACCGGGTACGGCACTGTAAACGGGCGTCTGACTTACGTGTTTGCGCAGGATTTTACCGTTTTTGGGGGGGCACTCTCCGAAACCCACGCCGAAAAAATTTGCAAGCTCATGGATCTGGCCCTGCAAAATGGTGCCCCGATCATTGGCCTGAATGATTCGGGTGGTGCCCGTATTCAGGAGGGCGTGCTTTCGCTGGCGGGCTATGCCGATATATTTTACCGCAACACACGGGCCTCCGGGGTTATTCCGCAGCTATCGGCCGTCATGGGACCCTGTGCGGGTGGTGCCGTATACAGCCCCGCCATTACCGACTTTATTTTCATGGTCGAAAACACGAGCTATATGTTTGTGACCGGCCCCAACGTAGTGAAAACCGTTACGCACGAAACCGTTACGGCCGAAGAACTGGGCGGGGCCAGCACACACAGCACCAAATCGGGCGTGACGCATTTCGCGTGCGAGAACGAACTAGCCTGTATTCAAAGCCTTAAACAACTGCTCAGTTATATCCCGCAGAACTGCGAGGATGAGCCGCCTATGCTGGCTTATGAGCCGGGCGATGAGTCGCGGCCGGGTCTCAACTCGATTATTCCGGCAAACCCTAACCAGCCGTACGATATGCGGGAGGTGATTGAGGAACTGGTCGATGCCGGAAGCTTCATGGAGGTTCACAAGAATTTTGCCGAGAACATCGTGGTTGGCTTCGCCCGGATCGGCGGACGCAGCATTGGGGTGGTTGGCAATCAACCGGCGGTGCTGGCAGGGGTGCTGGATATTCATGCCAGTACGAAAGCGGCTCGCTTCGTGCGCTTCTGCGATTGTTTCAACGTGCCGCTGCTGGTGCTCGAAGATGTACCCGGCTTTCTTCCCGGCACCGATCAGGAGTGGAACGGCATTATCACCAACGGAGCTAAACTGTTATTTGCATTCTGTGAAGCTACGGTGCCCCGCGTAACCGTCATTACCCGCAAAGCGTATGGCGGAGCCTATGACGTCATGAATTCCAAGCACATCGGGGCCGACATGAACTACGCCTGGCCATCGGCCGAAATTGCCGTGATGGGAGCCAGTGGGGCCGCCGAGATCATCTTCAAGCGGGAAATCGCGGAAGCCGAAGACCCACAGGCCAAGTTGCAGGAGAAAGTGCTGGAGTACACCGAAAAATTTGCCAATCCGTACCGGGCAGCTAACCGGGGCTATATTGATGAGGTCATCATGCCCGACCAGACCCGGCAGAAACTTATCCGGGCGTTTACGATGCTGGAAAACAAAGTCGCCACGCTGCCGAAGAAAAAACACGGAAACATTCCGTTGTAAAACGGCACCGGGCGACCGATGGGGCAACCTACAGATTGAGACGACTCGCTTACTGATTCAACGCGGCTAACCCGGCTGCGTTGGGCGTCGGCGTAAAGGGTAGCAGCATGAATTTTTTCAGGCTCAACAGCCAGCTGGAGAAACGACGAATCCTGTACGGCGATTTGTCGAAATATTGCCGGGTAATGGTCGTGAAATCCTCTGGTTCTCGGCCCGTCAGGCGTTTGACTACGTCAGTGGGTGCTGTGTCGAAGCGATTTAGCCGCATCTGTTTGTTATAGAACGTAGCCTGCACAATGCTGAACCTGTCGAAACCAAACTCCTGTCCCATCTTGATGCCCGCTTTTAAGAACAACCAGTCCGGCAAGGGGACCGTCCGGACGCTTTGCTCACTAACGCTGGAAAAAATAGCGGCCATTTCGAATGAAGAAATTGATTTCGGTCCCGTCGGTACTAACTGCTGCCCAACGTAAGGGGTCGGGTTTTTGAGCAGAGCTGCAATGCAACGTCCCAGGTCGCCAGTAGAAATCCAGGGGTTTTTCCCGCTGCCGAACGGATTGGCCATTAGGCCAAGCTGTAGCACAAATTGAGTAACTACGAAGGCATTGTCGGCAAAGTAGCCTGGTTTAAAGTAGATGACATTCAGCCCCGATTGTTCCAGCAACCGGTAAGCCGTTCGGATGTCGTTTGTCAGCAGGCTGCCCGTATCGGCATATTCGGCTATGCGCTGGCCCATAAACACAACCGTATCGATACTGGCATCTTTGGCGGCTTCGATAAAAATCGGCAGGTTTTCGGGCAACCCTTTCATCATCGGGTAGCAGTAATAAACATGTTTTACGCCTGTCAGGGCGTGTCGCCACTGTGCATAGCTGTCGAACAGACCGATGACGATCTCGGCCCCACGGTTTTCCAGGTCAATGGCTTTCGCGTTTCGCGAGCGGACGTAGATTCTTACCGGATGGCCTCCGTTCAGCAATTCGAGAGTAGCTGCGTAGCCGGTTTTTCCTGTGGCCGATGTAATCAGAAGTTTATCGTTCATGGGAGTAAGCTTGTTGCTTTGTTGACACTGGTTCTTTGCTAAGAAGCTGTCGAATGGTAACCAGATGGGCCAAAATGACCAGCGGAACCAGGCACGACGGCAATAGATTGAAGGGAAAATACCCAATGGCTATGTTGGGCTGCTCGAAGGCGAATTGCTGGAAGGGTGTTGGCGCAGATAGTAGCGCGTTAACGACAATATTTACCACCAGCACCAGGCAAACGAGATTCCAGATCAGCAATAGCGGTTTGTTAACCCGGTTGCCAGCAAAGCCAAACCGATACACAAACGGAGCCGACAGACCCGAAATAATATCGAAATTCCGCCCCTCGAACGTCATGAGTTCGGGGATGGTTTTGTGCATAAATAACCATAGTAACACGATTTCAACGGGAATGCGCACGACATGAAACAGCGTTAACGCCCTGATGTCCAGCTGGTCGATAAAGGTTTTGCCCCGCGCCATACTCATCAGCGCCACGATGGTAAGCGTGGGTGGTATCAGTAGGAGCAGAAACCGGGGGGGCACCGTATTAACCGTGTAGAACCCGGTTAGGCCCACGATCGACTGAAACGTAATCCAGCCTGCCAAAACGATAAGAAACGTGTTGCTCGCAGGCGTCGCTTTGGCAAACAGCCAACCGGCGAGCAACACAGTAAGCCCAAATAGAACGGGGATGTAGAGTGGTAGTTGTTCCATGACACTGTAATTTATTGACAATGCAAAGGAACGCTGTGCGCTTATCAGACGACCTGCCAAATGGCAAGAAATAATGATCGGGCTATTTTTTTGCGGATTCGCGCCGTATTCGGCTCAGCGACGTATCGGTGATGCCGAGATAAGAAGCGATATGTTTGAGCTGGGCATACTTGAAGACTTCCCGATCCGTATTTATCAGATTCTCGTACCGTTCTTCAGCGCTTTTGTTAATTAGCTCCAGCGTCCTTTGTTTAAAGACGGCAAACGATTTTACCAGCATCATACGGCCAAACTCCCGGAATTCGGGCGATGAATGGAAAAGTTTATTTAACGTCTCGAATGTAATTGAATAGCCGTGGCAATCGGTCAGTGCCTGAATGTTTTCGGTCGAAACGGTTTGCATAAATAGCGATGACACCTCGAAGACGTACTTGTTTCGGGCATAAAAAAAGGTAGTCACTTCGTTACCATCGGGGTCGTGGGTGAAAGCCCGCATACAGCCCTCTTCCAGAAAGAAATAGTCGTTGCTGATCTGCCCTTCTTTCAGGAAAAACTCATTTTTTTTGATGGTTCGCTTATCAAAGTGGTCGATGATGTTTGTCAGTGCTGAACCCCCAACGGGTATATTACTCTGGATAAACGCGATCAGTGCTTCTTTAGCCATGTTGGTTGAAACAGGATTGGGTGGGTACTGTATATGTCAGGATAAGGTAGACTTCCTTAAAGTAACGTATCAGTAAACATAACCTCTTTTGCCTGGCTCTGGCACCCGGAGATGCGACAATTACATTCGGGACGACTCGTGTTTTGACAAATGCCGGATGGCAAATGGTTGCAAAAGTCCGGTTAACGGCTCATTTTTGTCCGCCCAAGAGCGAAACAGCTGCGCCAGTTTTTGACGCAGCTGTTTAAAAGGTTTTATCCGTCAATCAATTGACCAATTTATGCCCATCCCATCCCCTAAAAAGCCCGGCAGTTTAGTACGAACCGTGGTTATAGGTCTTTTAATTCTATTTGTGATTGCATTGATGGTGGGTACGCTTACTGTTCTGTTTCCTTAATTTACAGGTACCGTTACGTATTCAATCGCTTCGAGAATGACCGCGCAGGCTCTCCTGATTTCCTCCTCCGTGATTATCAACGGGGGAGCGATACGCATCGAGTTGTTGCAGAAAAGAAACCAGTCGGTGATGACACCGCCCAGAATGGCTCGGTCAATAACGGGTTTCAGTACATCGAACGAGTCAAATTCAACGGCCAGCATCAATCCTTTTCCACGTACCTCCCGGATAGCCGGGTGGGTCAGCAACTGCCGGAACAATTGGCCTTTGGCTTTGGCCTGTTCGTGCAGTTTTTCGGTCTGAATTATCTGCAACGTGGCCAGGGAGGCCGCACACGAAACCGGATGCCCGCCAAAGGTGGTGATGTGCCCCAGAATGGGATTGTTCCGGAACACGCTCATAATTTCCGCCGAGCTGATAAAGGCACCGATGGGCATTCCGCCCCCCATCCCTTTGGCACACAGCAAAATGTCGGGAATAACAGGGCCAACGTCTTCAAACGCCCAGAAGGTGCCCGTACGGCCGAAACCCGTCTGAATTTCATCGAAAATCAACAGCGTGCCCGTATCGGTACAGCGTTGCCGAACGGCCTGCATATAAGCCGCGTCGGGAACCCGAACGCCCGCTTCACCGCAAACGACTTCCATGACAACAGCCGCAGTACGGTCGCTGATCTGATCAATATCGAGCCAGTTACCATGCCGGATGTGCCGAATGTCGGGCAGGAGGGGGCGGTAATTACGTTTAAAGTTTTCGTCGCCCGAGAGCGACAGGGCACCTTGTGTGGAGCCGTGGTAGGCGTTGAAGCAACTGATAATCTCCGTCCGACCAGTGTATCGTTTCGCCAATTTCATGGCTCCTTCAACGGCTTCGGTGCCTGAGTTGGTAAAGTAAACGGTATTCAGGCTAGTCGGCAGCGTTTGGGCCAGTGCCTGAGCCAGTTCTGTCTGAGGTGTCTGAACGTACTCGCCATACACCATCAGGTGAAGGTATTTATCTAACTGGCTCTGAATGGCTCGCAGCACGTGCGGATGCCGATGCCCGACATTACTGACGCCGATACCCGAAATAAGGTCCATGTAGATCTCATCCGTCTGCTTTCCAAAAAGATATACGCCCTCTGCCCGATCAATTTCCAACCCTAAGGGGAAATCGGAGGTCTGGGCTATATGCTGAAAAAATAGTTGCCGGTTCGTCACCGTATACATGATAAATTATCAATATTGCTTCCTTGATTTTTAACACCCACGACCATGAAAACAGTTCTTCTTTTCCTGTTGCTGAGCCCAACTATTTTGCTGGCTCAGTTGATAAAAGTCACACCACAAGATACGGAACGCAAACAATCGTATCTGCTCTTTCGGGATGGAACTGTGCTTCGAGGGCGCATCATCCGGCAGGATAGTTCGGTTATAACGGTTCAGAAACGAAACGGAGATCGGTCGTTCGTAGAAGCAGACCAGGTTGTCAGTATTTCGCCCAACCGCCCTGATAGGCCGCCGGGTTCGGGCATGACTTCCACAACGGTATTTGTGCTAAAGGATGGGACCCGGTTCTCCGGGAAATTCGTTCGGCGGGATAGTACGATGATCACCGTGCGAAAGAGCAATGGGCAACTAACTTATTTTGAACCAGAATTACTCGCCCGGGTCGACTCGTCCGGGTCTGATACGGAGGCCGTACTGCTTGCTAACCTGCCAGGGCGAACGTTCCAGAACCGTTTTTCGCCCTGGCTGCTAACGGGTAATACGGCCTTTAATGCAGAAAAAGGTCGGGTTTATTACCGGAATACATTCCTGCTGCTTAACGAATTTCAGTATGGGCTCACGCGTAACCTCAGCCTTGGTGCCAGTGTTAATCCATTCTTTTCGAGTTATTCGCCAAACAGTTTTAGCCCAAGGGAAACGGTGCTGGGGGCAACGATCCGATTTTCCGGCAAATTGACATTTCCGATTGGCGAGCAGTTTCGGTTTGGTATTAACACAATCTACCAGCCACGTCAGAGAGGCTATTACTTTCAACTCGCTCAGCAACTGTTGCTCCAGGGACTTATGTCGTTTGGGGATAGCCACCGAAATGCTACGCTGGGATATGGACTGCATATTTTTCCGGATTATAGTTCATCAAATAAAATTCCGGTTATTACGGTGGGCGTCATGCACCAGATATCCCGTAACCTGACCTTTCTGAGCGACAATACCTTCTATTTGAATGCCTATTATGGTAATTCCAGCGCTGAACTCTCGGCGGCTCTGCGTCTCAACCGGAAACGCCATGCCTTCGATCTGGGCGCACTGGCTGCGGTTAGGGCCAATTACATCTACTATGCAACCCTCCCGGCTCGAAATTGGACTAAAGTCTATTTCTCGCCTTATATTGGGTACAATTTGATTATCGGCCGTAACTAATCGCATTTCATGAAACAGATTTTCCTGCTTTTTCTGTTGCTGGTGCCCTATTTGGGTATCGCACAGGATGACTATTACCAACCTAAAAAACAACCGCAGCCCGCTAAACGGACCTATTCAATTGTCCTGAAAGATGGGACGCAGCTACGGGGTGAACTCATCCGTCAGGATAGCGTCGAAGCCATCATTCGAACAGCAAACCTGGGCGAAGTTCGGTTAGCGTCTGACCAGATCGTACGGATTGAGCAGATTGGTGCGCAGGCCGAAGGAGAGGGGTATCCGAATATTTTTTCGCAAACGATGCGGTTAGCACCAACGGCTTTTTCGGCCGAGAAGAACCGGCTCTACTTTCGAAACTATTTCTTATACTTCAGTCAGTTTGAGTACGGGATCACGGAGAATTGGAGCGTAGGCACCACTTTCTTTACATTTTTGCCAACAGCTCTTTTCAGTTTGTCAACAAAAGTATCGATACCCGTTAGTAAACGGGTGCGACTCGGCATCAATGCACAGTATGCAGGTTTACGGGACGGGGGACTTTTTAATGGCAACGGTAGCACGCTACTGGGTATTGGCTACGTTCAGGGGATGGTAACCACCGGCGACCGGCAGAATAATACAACCTTTGGGTTGGGCTGGGGCGTATCGAATGGTGAACTGTCCCGCAATGTGGTGGGTACCTTCGGGCTGGTTCGTAAGGTGAGCCCCAAACTCTCTTTCATCACCGAGAACTTTGTGCTGATCGGGCAGGGCAGTCTTGATTTTGCTGGTGTGCTGTCGGCCGGGATTCGCTTTGACCGCCGTCGCCATGCGTTCGACCTGGCGGCTTATGTTCCCCTGGCCATAGGCTCAGGCGTATCAACTTCAGTACTCTTTATTCCTTACGTTAGCTACCATATACGAATTGGCAGATAATTTGTTCTAAGGGTATTATCTGACGGTTATGCCGATTTACACTATTTTCGCCGTTATTGTCAAAGAAGACAGCCCTGTATGCCCGAAAATCCTACCGAC is a window of Spirosoma linguale DSM 74 DNA encoding:
- a CDS encoding aminotransferase class-III (PFAM: aminotransferase class-III~KEGG: ecm:EcSMS35_3367 putrescine aminotransferase), which encodes MYTVTNRQLFFQHIAQTSDFPLGLEIDRAEGVYLFGKQTDEIYMDLISGIGVSNVGHRHPHVLRAIQSQLDKYLHLMVYGEYVQTPQTELAQALAQTLPTSLNTVYFTNSGTEAVEGAMKLAKRYTGRTEIISCFNAYHGSTQGALSLSGDENFKRNYRPLLPDIRHIRHGNWLDIDQISDRTAAVVMEVVCGEAGVRVPDAAYMQAVRQRCTDTGTLLIFDEIQTGFGRTGTFWAFEDVGPVIPDILLCAKGMGGGMPIGAFISSAEIMSVFRNNPILGHITTFGGHPVSCAASLATLQIIQTEKLHEQAKAKGQLFRQLLTHPAIREVRGKGLMLAVEFDSFDVLKPVIDRAILGGVITDWFLFCNNSMRIAPPLIITEEEIRRACAVILEAIEYVTVPVN
- a CDS encoding NmrA family protein (PFAM: NmrA family protein~KEGG: rfr:Rfer_1765 NmrA-like), translating into MNDKLLITSATGKTGYAATLELLNGGHPVRIYVRSRNAKAIDLENRGAEIVIGLFDSYAQWRHALTGVKHVYYCYPMMKGLPENLPIFIEAAKDASIDTVVFMGQRIAEYADTGSLLTNDIRTAYRLLEQSGLNVIYFKPGYFADNAFVVTQFVLQLGLMANPFGSGKNPWISTGDLGRCIAALLKNPTPYVGQQLVPTGPKSISSFEMAAIFSSVSEQSVRTVPLPDWLFLKAGIKMGQEFGFDRFSIVQATFYNKQMRLNRFDTAPTDVVKRLTGREPEDFTTITRQYFDKSPYRIRRFSSWLLSLKKFMLLPFTPTPNAAGLAALNQ
- a CDS encoding hypothetical protein (KEGG: rfr:Rfer_1764 hypothetical protein), with amino-acid sequence MEQLPLYIPVLFGLTVLLAGWLFAKATPASNTFLIVLAGWITFQSIVGLTGFYTVNTVPPRFLLLLIPPTLTIVALMSMARGKTFIDQLDIRALTLFHVVRIPVEIVLLWLFMHKTIPELMTFEGRNFDIISGLSAPFVYRFGFAGNRVNKPLLLIWNLVCLVLVVNIVVNALLSAPTPFQQFAFEQPNIAIGYFPFNLLPSCLVPLVILAHLVTIRQLLSKEPVSTKQQAYSHER
- a CDS encoding putative transcriptional regulator, Crp/Fnr family (PFAM: cyclic nucleotide-binding~SMART: cyclic nucleotide-binding~KEGG: sde:Sde_3995 cyclic nucleotide-binding protein) gives rise to the protein MAKEALIAFIQSNIPVGGSALTNIIDHFDKRTIKKNEFFLKEGQISNDYFFLEEGCMRAFTHDPDGNEVTTFFYARNKYVFEVSSLFMQTVSTENIQALTDCHGYSITFETLNKLFHSSPEFREFGRMMLVKSFAVFKQRTLELINKSAEERYENLINTDREVFKYAQLKHIASYLGITDTSLSRIRRESAKK
- a CDS encoding carboxyl transferase (PFAM: carboxyl transferase~KEGG: mxa:MXAN_1113 propionyl-CoA carboxylase, beta subunit); its protein translation is MESNQLDTPTLNKAEVLIQKNAEAELGGGQKRIDNQHKKGKLTARERIALLVDEGSFEEIGKFVMHRTRDFGLDKEHYLGDGVVTGYGTVNGRLTYVFAQDFTVFGGALSETHAEKICKLMDLALQNGAPIIGLNDSGGARIQEGVLSLAGYADIFYRNTRASGVIPQLSAVMGPCAGGAVYSPAITDFIFMVENTSYMFVTGPNVVKTVTHETVTAEELGGASTHSTKSGVTHFACENELACIQSLKQLLSYIPQNCEDEPPMLAYEPGDESRPGLNSIIPANPNQPYDMREVIEELVDAGSFMEVHKNFAENIVVGFARIGGRSIGVVGNQPAVLAGVLDIHASTKAARFVRFCDCFNVPLLVLEDVPGFLPGTDQEWNGIITNGAKLLFAFCEATVPRVTVITRKAYGGAYDVMNSKHIGADMNYAWPSAEIAVMGASGAAEIIFKREIAEAEDPQAKLQEKVLEYTEKFANPYRAANRGYIDEVIMPDQTRQKLIRAFTMLENKVATLPKKKHGNIPL